In Dermacentor silvarum isolate Dsil-2018 chromosome 2, BIME_Dsil_1.4, whole genome shotgun sequence, the following proteins share a genomic window:
- the LOC125943557 gene encoding uncharacterized protein LOC125943557, whose protein sequence is MNTHSDIDAPTVSAVELKLPLFWPADPEPWFIQVEAQFAARCITADLTRYHHIETLFRRLTPSEPERLRQLLNDTDLGDRTPSQLLRHMQRLVGSVTGLDSTLLREIFLQRLPSNVRVALATVAEKDIGKMAAIADAIMAAANPSASVANVQVESAAPSPNEFLELREEMARLTETVAALQARTSRPLEQRSAQPQQPRLRWCWYHRKHGDAARKCVAPCGYPGNARGQH, encoded by the exons ATGAACACGCACAGCGACATCGACGCGCCTACCGTgtctgcagtcgaattgaagctgccccTCTTTTGGCCTGCCGACCCCGAGCCCTGGTTCATTCAAGTCGAGGCACAATTCGCCGCCCGGTGCATCACAGCCGACCTCACGCGCTACCAtcacatc gAGACACTCTTTCGACGCCTCACACCATCCGAACCCGAAAGGTTAcggcagctcctgaacgacacgGACCTTGGCGACCGCACGccatctcaactactgcgccacatgcagcgtcttGTCGGAAGCGTTACAGGTCTCGACAGCACGCTGCTGCGCGAGATATTTCTTCAGCGTCTCCCCAGCAACGTGCGCGTGGCGCTTGCTACGGTGGCTGAAAAGGATATCGGCAAGATGGCCGCCATCGCTGACGCCATCATGGCAGCGGCAAACCCCTCCGCCTCCGTCGCTAACGTGCAAGTGGAGAGTGCTGCCCCCTCTCCCAACGAATTCCTCGAGCTTCGCGAAGAGATGGCGCGCCTCACCGAAACAGtggcagctttgcaggcacgcacctcgcgccctttggagcagcgcagtgCACAACCACAGCAGCCGCGACTCCGCTGGTGCTGGTACCACAGGAAACATGGCGATGCTGCGCGCAAATGTGTTGCGCCCTGTGGCTATCCGGGAAACGCCAGAGGCCAGCATTGA